CGGCTTTTCCATGACCGTGCTCCCGCACATCATGGATAACCGCAAGGCCATCCTGCAATACAACATCACTCTGTCTTCGCTGGATTCCATGAAGGAATTCTCCTCCGGCTCCATGACTATCCAGTTGCCGCAGGTTTCCACCCGCAGCTTCAGCCAGCGGGTCAAAATGAAATGCGGTCAGACTCTGGTGCTGGCCGGATTCGAGCAGGAAAGCAATCAGGATTCCAAGGGAATCGGCATCACCTCCGGCGGACTCAGCCAGCAGTACGGCAAAAGTCTGATCATCATCACCATTGAAATGGAAAGTGCCGGGGTCTAGCCATGCAACATATTCTCATCAAAAATAAAAAGTACGCCATCGGCCTCTGGTGGCAGTTCATCAACGGCTCCGGCAAACGCAAAGACGCGCTGGAACAGGCCCGCATTCTGGCCGAGAAATTCCCCGAAGACGGCTACAATAGCGTTGCAATCAGAAAACAGCAGTTCGGCCTTGGAAACTGCGCTGAAACAAAGATCAAACGTCTGCCGTCACTGGCCTGCGCACTTGTGGAACGCTCCAATTCAACATGGATCGGAATGTTTTGTCTGGAGGAAAATCTGTGGTGGGTCTGCGCGGTCAGCAAGAAAAATATCGCTGCTGAAGGTGACCAATACTTCCGCTCACGGACTGAAGCAGAAGCCCACTTCAACAACCTCAAATCCCTGTCTAACTGGGATGACAATGAAATCCTTTGTAAAACAGTTGAAGAGTCCATGGACCATTTCAACGGACTGCTGCGGATCTCCGAGAAAGTCCAGCCGCTGGCCCAAGAGAATCGCCGGGGATTGTGGATTTCTTTTGTCGCGCTGTGTGTTGCCCTAATCATGGGCTGGTTGATTTGGGATCAGTTCCAGCAGGATCAGCTTGCAGAACTGCGCAGACTTGCAGCCATTGAGAGCAAGCTCAAGCAGCAGGAAATGAAGCCGGTTGTCTTAGATCCCACCACGCTCTTCTCAAAGACATGGAATGAAACCGCGTTGCCTTCAGACTTCGCCAATGAATTCCTGCGTGCCGTGCGTCATACCGAGCCGTACACCCTCGGCTGGAAGCTGAAATCCATCATCCGCAATGATGAAGGGATTTATATGGCTTGGCTGCATCAGCAGGGTGCGCAGTTCACCGACCGTCCCGGCAATTCCACTCTCGGCCCTCGCCCGGAACTGGCTGAAATCACCATTCCGTACTCACTAAAAAATCAGCGGGCAAAGCAGGAGCTGGGCTATAAATCAGAAATTACCGCCCGGATTTATGAGCTGACTCGCGTTCTCGGTGCAAAGCTGACTCTGAACTGGAAAAATCCCGAAATCAAAAAGCTTGACAAGACAAATCAGCTCACCGCTCCGTGGATCAAAGGAGAATGGAAGCTGTCCACGCTGCCGTCAATCTCGGTCATTTCCGAACCGCTCTTCTACGAGCTGGACACCATCCCCGGTCTGGTTCTCACAAAAATCGACCTCACTGAAAACAAATACACCATGGAGGGACAGATCTATGCGTCTTATTAACCTCGTCCTAATCCTGCTCTTGCTGGCAACTGCCGTCTATGCACAGGAATCGGCTGACACTGAACCCTTACCTGAACTGCTGGTTTCAGAACCTGTCAACGGCTCCATGCCGGTTGGAAATGGAACTACGTTCAATGCAACAGCTGCGGGACATAGTAACGCAACCAATGCGACCATTCCGGCTTTTTACGAAACCACCAATAGCACTAGCAATGCTACTGTTAAACCGTATGTTTCTAAGAAAAATCAGGTAACCGTAAAATCTAAAATCAGCGGCCCTGCCTTCGTCTCTCTTGAAGGCTTGAGTGCGCTTCATTCACAGCTCGACGTCCTCAATGTGCAGGTCAATATAGCTGAAAGACAGAAGAAACTGCGCGAGCTGACCATGCCGGTTATCCCGGTCCTACCGCCTGCTTCAACAAAGCCCAAAGCTGCTGCCAAAAAGAAAAGCCGTCCTGTCTGGCCCAAAGTCATTTCCATTCAGGGTGTGGACGGAAGACTGTCCGCAACTCTGGTCAGTCGTGACGGCGTGCAGACCGTAACCGAGGGCGAAAAAGTAGGAACTGGTAGGGTTGATTCCATCACTTCAAAGTCTGTCGTGGTTCGCTACAACGGCAAGAATATTCCCTTGAAG
The sequence above is a segment of the Desulfovibrio sp. JC022 genome. Coding sequences within it:
- the pilO2 gene encoding type 4b pilus protein PilO2 codes for the protein MQHILIKNKKYAIGLWWQFINGSGKRKDALEQARILAEKFPEDGYNSVAIRKQQFGLGNCAETKIKRLPSLACALVERSNSTWIGMFCLEENLWWVCAVSKKNIAAEGDQYFRSRTEAEAHFNNLKSLSNWDDNEILCKTVEESMDHFNGLLRISEKVQPLAQENRRGLWISFVALCVALIMGWLIWDQFQQDQLAELRRLAAIESKLKQQEMKPVVLDPTTLFSKTWNETALPSDFANEFLRAVRHTEPYTLGWKLKSIIRNDEGIYMAWLHQQGAQFTDRPGNSTLGPRPELAEITIPYSLKNQRAKQELGYKSEITARIYELTRVLGAKLTLNWKNPEIKKLDKTNQLTAPWIKGEWKLSTLPSISVISEPLFYELDTIPGLVLTKIDLTENKYTMEGQIYASY
- the pilP gene encoding type IV pilus biogenesis protein PilP — its product is MRLINLVLILLLLATAVYAQESADTEPLPELLVSEPVNGSMPVGNGTTFNATAAGHSNATNATIPAFYETTNSTSNATVKPYVSKKNQVTVKSKISGPAFVSLEGLSALHSQLDVLNVQVNIAERQKKLRELTMPVIPVLPPASTKPKAAAKKKSRPVWPKVISIQGVDGRLSATLVSRDGVQTVTEGEKVGTGRVDSITSKSVVVRYNGKNIPLKFKE